Part of the Aquamicrobium lusatiense genome is shown below.
GACCGATCATCACCGCGATGAAGAAGGCGCGCCAGAACACGGCCTGCTCTTCGCCCCGGTCCGCGGCGCCGAAGGCCTGCGCAACGAGGCCGGTCGTGCCGGAGCGCAAAAAATTCATCGTGGTGAAAACCACATCAATGACCAGCGCACCGGCGGCCAGACCGCCAAGCAGCGCCGCATTGCCATACTGGCCGATGATCGCCGTATCGGTGAGACCGAGCAACGGCGTCGTCATGTAGGCCAGCGTCATCGGCACAGCGATGGCGAGCACCGTGCGGTTGGACACGATGAAGGTCTCGGCCGGGAGCGTTTGGGCCGGGACGGCCTGCGCCGGCGGGGGTGGCTTCGTGTTCACAGCCGGCTAGACTCCGCCCGCGCCGTTGCTATTTGCGGTAATTGGCGATCCGGATCAGCAGGAAGGCCGGAATCACGATCGCCGCTCCCAGCAACACATAGCCGAGCACGCGATCGATGGCGCGGAAGCCGAGGTTCCAGATGTCGAGGAAGAAGTTGCGGATGCCCATGACGATGTCATAGGGCGACCAGCCAAAGGCGCTCATCACCAGACCGACGAGGAAGGAGACGACGAGCAGCTTGAGAAGGACGCGCATCGGCGAATCGCCGAGAAAGCGGGCAAGGGCGGACACGACATTCTCCTTCCGATCCGTTCGTTTCTGAAATAGGCAACGGACGGCGAGGCTGCAAGCAAAACCATGCCGGGGTTTTACCCTCAATGAAGGCAGGCAGGGCAAACGCTTTGTGATTGCGGGGCGAGCCCCGCGCATGCTAACGAAGCGCTGCGCGGGTATGATGTAATGGTAGCCTGTCAGCTTCCCAAGCTGAACGCGCGGGTTCGATTCCCGCTACCCGCTCCAGGCTCCCGGTTTTTCTGATCTCAGTATTGCCCGCGATAGTAGCGATCGTCGCATTCGGCGACATAGACGCGTCCGTCAGGCGCCTGATAACGGCACATCTGGCGATCGCCCGGCTGCGGGCCGCCCGAGGTCGCCACAACCGCACCCAGAAGCGCACCGGCGCCGGCGCCGATCAGCGTGCTCTTGGTGTCGCGGCCGATGGCCTGGCCGACAAGCGCGCCACCCGCGCCGCCGAGTGCCGCGCCCGTGGTTGCGCGCTGCTGCTGCGGCGTCTGCGAGCAACCGGCAAGGCCGATCGTCAGCGCCACGGCACCCATGGCCGCGAATTTCATGATGTTCATGTTTTCCATCTCCTTGTCTGCCAAGCCGTGACTTAGAATGCATATCCAAGATGAACGCAACCTGACCATGGCGGGTTCCGTTTCGTCGATTTTTCTCCGCGCATGGATGGTACAGAACGGAAAACGGCACCCGCGCGATGCGCGAGTGCCGTCCTCCGGAATTCTGAAACAGCATTCGGTCAGAAAGTGCCGCTCAGCGAGATGTAGTAGCTTCTTCCCGGTTCGTTATAGGTGTTGGCGCCTTCGCCGGTCCGCAGGAGCTTCTTGTCGAACAGGTTCTTGATGCCGGCACTGAACTTGAAGTTTTCGTTAGCCTTGAAATCAAAGCCTGTGTTCACGATCGTATAGGCTTCCCGCTCGGACAGCCCGACGCCGGTAATGGGGCTGTTGCCGTATCCGGAAGATCTCGTTGCAGGCTTGATCTTGCCGTAATGCGTGGCTGACAGCATGAGCGCCAGCTTTTCTGAAGCCTGCCATTCCAGCGAGGTGTTGATC
Proteins encoded:
- a CDS encoding YMGG-like glycine zipper-containing protein, coding for MNIMKFAAMGAVALTIGLAGCSQTPQQQRATTGAALGGAGGALVGQAIGRDTKSTLIGAGAGALLGAVVATSGGPQPGDRQMCRYQAPDGRVYVAECDDRYYRGQY
- a CDS encoding DUF6460 domain-containing protein, which translates into the protein MRVLLKLLVVSFLVGLVMSAFGWSPYDIVMGIRNFFLDIWNLGFRAIDRVLGYVLLGAAIVIPAFLLIRIANYRK